From Pseudoalteromonas sp. R3, one genomic window encodes:
- a CDS encoding capsule assembly Wzi family protein gives MKFNYLILSGLALASAQAVSSPWIDAQQSHLKHSIDLLVSAGIIQRPVNQYPLMWNGLVDDLSGVDSEQLPADAQFALQHLNHAMRMAKQSQSSGFLTHYGDEQSMPAGFGQQTRARSGVSSYGQIKGNNVSARVQVNYADNALDGKQFNHHGSHLAVLLGDWAFSAERLDYWWGPGNENALLLSNNATPMKALRISRANTNYSGPSFFSFVGPWQITAIAAKQRPSLAVDEERDFWGMRVSAYPLPGLEIAYATTASDFVYQTTPGDESENQQRLSSVDFKYSSRVAGLPAAVYGEVSGDNDRGALPEHRLFTLGAEAFWGTQEYRIKSYLEYSDTEIDCQPQQASFQCHFATAGKGSDYFERGRWLGAHIGPQAKSVSLGADYYGLGGYGGYAKLKRLEFNALDVDRDLLQVGYQQGLFNGLLKVDLAYWRDKGATDSNNETSASVSWEYRF, from the coding sequence ATGAAATTCAACTATTTAATACTCAGTGGCCTTGCACTGGCTTCAGCACAAGCGGTATCTTCCCCCTGGATTGATGCGCAGCAGAGCCACCTCAAACACTCCATCGACCTGCTGGTAAGCGCTGGCATTATTCAACGACCAGTCAATCAATATCCACTGATGTGGAATGGTCTGGTAGATGACCTCTCCGGTGTAGACAGCGAACAATTGCCTGCGGACGCACAGTTTGCGCTACAACACCTAAATCATGCAATGCGCATGGCTAAACAAAGCCAAAGCTCAGGTTTTTTGACCCACTATGGCGATGAGCAGTCAATGCCAGCCGGGTTTGGACAACAAACACGTGCGCGTAGTGGTGTAAGCAGTTATGGCCAAATCAAGGGGAACAATGTAAGCGCGCGAGTTCAGGTGAACTATGCGGACAATGCGCTCGATGGCAAGCAATTTAACCATCATGGCAGCCATCTGGCTGTGTTACTGGGAGACTGGGCATTTAGTGCCGAACGGCTCGATTACTGGTGGGGCCCGGGCAATGAAAACGCGCTACTACTGTCTAACAATGCCACGCCCATGAAAGCACTGCGTATCAGCAGAGCAAATACCAATTACAGTGGACCAAGCTTTTTTTCCTTTGTCGGACCCTGGCAGATCACAGCCATTGCTGCCAAACAACGACCTAGCTTGGCCGTGGATGAAGAAAGAGATTTCTGGGGGATGCGCGTGTCAGCTTACCCATTGCCGGGGCTTGAAATTGCGTATGCAACCACCGCAAGTGATTTTGTCTACCAGACAACCCCTGGTGATGAATCTGAAAACCAGCAGCGTCTGAGCAGTGTGGATTTCAAATACTCTTCGCGCGTGGCTGGCCTGCCTGCGGCCGTATATGGCGAGGTAAGCGGAGACAATGACAGAGGTGCTTTGCCTGAACATCGCTTGTTTACCTTAGGTGCAGAAGCGTTCTGGGGTACACAAGAATACCGCATTAAATCTTACCTTGAGTACAGCGATACTGAGATCGATTGCCAGCCACAGCAAGCCAGCTTTCAGTGTCATTTTGCTACTGCGGGTAAAGGGAGTGATTATTTTGAGCGAGGCCGCTGGCTTGGCGCTCACATAGGTCCTCAGGCCAAATCTGTCAGTCTGGGCGCTGATTATTATGGCTTAGGTGGCTATGGTGGCTATGCCAAACTGAAGCGGCTTGAATTTAACGCGCTTGATGTAGACAGAGATTTACTGCAAGTGGGTTATCAACAGGGACTGTTTAATGGTTTATTGAAAGTCGACTTAGCATACTGGCGGGATAAAGGTGCAACTGATTCAAACAACGAAACATCCGCCTCAGTGAGTTGGGAATACCGATTCTGA
- the coaD gene encoding pantetheine-phosphate adenylyltransferase produces MQVTALYPGTFDPLTNGHADLIKRAAKMFDTVILAIAHNPNKKPCFSLEERVALAKEVLAAHNNVKVIGFTGLLVDLAKQQQANVLIRGIRAVSDFDYEFQLANMNRRLFPELESVFLTPSEKNSFISSTLVKEVALHHGDVSEFVSPLVAKALEEKLHG; encoded by the coding sequence ATGCAAGTAACCGCTTTATACCCGGGCACCTTTGATCCACTCACCAATGGACATGCCGATTTAATCAAACGCGCGGCCAAAATGTTCGATACTGTCATTTTAGCCATCGCACACAACCCCAACAAAAAACCCTGCTTTAGTTTGGAAGAACGCGTTGCTTTGGCCAAAGAGGTCCTGGCGGCACATAACAACGTTAAAGTGATTGGCTTCACCGGATTGCTGGTAGATCTGGCTAAACAACAACAAGCCAATGTGTTGATCCGTGGGATCCGGGCTGTTTCAGATTTTGATTATGAGTTTCAGCTGGCTAATATGAATCGCCGTTTGTTCCCTGAACTGGAAAGCGTATTTCTGACCCCATCGGAGAAAAACTCGTTTATCTCCTCCACTTTAGTCAAAGAAGTAGCCTTACATCATGGTGATGTCAGTGAATTTGTCAGCCCACTGGTGGCTAAAGCCCTTGAGGAAAAATTACACGGATGA
- a CDS encoding TetR/AcrR family transcriptional regulator, translated as MNTKEKIIRTSIALFNLHGERTITTNHIASNMGISPGNLYYHFKNKEDIIRNIFALYSEHLSTHFKPLAAHDEPVEQLTQYLDSLFELMWRYHFFYDNLNDILARDDVLKKDYIAFQARLFEQVKAVVLGLREVDVIAISDDDANELAHMLKMVVSFWTPYVKARRMTGVLEQQDIYNGIVKVLMLFKPYATALSRDKIEQLQQHYQAMADAALPSIA; from the coding sequence ATGAACACCAAGGAAAAAATTATTCGTACCAGCATCGCCTTATTTAACTTACATGGCGAGCGAACAATCACTACTAATCACATCGCTTCTAACATGGGGATCAGTCCCGGTAATCTGTATTACCACTTTAAAAACAAAGAAGACATTATTCGCAATATTTTTGCCCTATACAGTGAGCACCTGAGTACCCATTTTAAGCCGTTAGCAGCCCACGATGAACCGGTTGAGCAACTGACTCAGTATCTGGATTCGCTGTTTGAACTGATGTGGCGTTATCATTTTTTCTATGACAACCTGAATGATATCTTGGCGCGCGATGATGTGCTGAAAAAAGACTATATCGCCTTTCAGGCACGGCTATTCGAGCAAGTGAAAGCGGTCGTTCTTGGTTTGCGCGAGGTGGATGTGATTGCCATCAGTGACGACGATGCCAATGAGTTAGCACATATGCTAAAAATGGTGGTGAGCTTTTGGACGCCCTATGTTAAAGCGCGCAGAATGACTGGCGTGTTAGAACAACAGGATATCTATAATGGCATTGTGAAGGTATTAATGTTGTTTAAACCTTATGCCACTGCGCTCAGCCGGGACAAAATCGAACAACTACAACAGCACTACCAGGCAATGGCAGACGCCGCATTGCCCAGTATTGCCTGA